A window of the Microthrixaceae bacterium genome harbors these coding sequences:
- a CDS encoding CocE/NonD family hydrolase, which yields MRSEHMSADGQRCQHRLHRRVVPLSVAVMVLLAALAACSNDSGKAASEPTRSGPNATDLAVEVDVDQETGPAQFEVVPGTEEVTVTGVEPRQRLSLVDADNNRLVVLRADKFGQAHFSYLPDELAEFQTGAKAKLPTDQGYVVEAGKGYTVRLEDTDPVQVSEPFEVLGADSHPDPDFFDDQVGDIGPSGDDTEWFGYVTMRDGVQLGVNVRLPGPVEKGPYPTVIEYSGYAVSNPDETEPGSMIAGLLGFATVGVNMRGTGCSGGVFDVFNRAQQVDGYDVVEAVARQPWVRGNKVGMIGLSYSGITQLYTAATQPPSLAAITPLSVIKDPWLQQWPGGIYNGGFTRQWLAERDSQSSSSGMSWTDKLIDEGDKTCAAHQQLREQNIDFEAFGKSLVHRPEQADARDLSRGWCPRSRYRCSWPGHGRTNRPAPSSPTCWATSLPARICTSTSTTGVIPTVTPPRCCPDGSSSFSSTWPARSPTWTT from the coding sequence GTGCGTTCTGAACACATGTCCGCGGACGGCCAACGGTGCCAGCACCGGCTGCATCGACGGGTAGTTCCGCTGAGCGTCGCCGTCATGGTGCTGCTGGCGGCCCTGGCCGCTTGCAGCAACGACTCCGGCAAGGCCGCATCGGAACCGACCAGGTCAGGACCGAACGCAACCGACCTAGCGGTGGAGGTCGACGTCGACCAAGAAACCGGACCGGCCCAGTTCGAAGTGGTGCCCGGAACCGAGGAAGTGACCGTCACCGGTGTCGAGCCTCGTCAACGGCTGTCGCTGGTAGATGCCGACAACAACCGGCTGGTCGTGCTGCGAGCCGACAAGTTTGGCCAGGCCCACTTCTCCTATCTGCCCGATGAGCTGGCCGAGTTTCAGACCGGAGCCAAGGCCAAACTGCCCACCGATCAGGGCTACGTAGTCGAGGCCGGCAAGGGCTACACCGTCCGGCTGGAGGACACCGATCCCGTCCAGGTCTCCGAGCCGTTCGAGGTCCTGGGCGCCGACAGCCACCCCGACCCCGACTTCTTCGACGACCAGGTCGGAGATATCGGGCCGTCCGGCGACGACACCGAATGGTTCGGTTACGTGACGATGCGAGACGGCGTACAGCTCGGCGTCAACGTGAGGTTGCCGGGACCGGTCGAGAAGGGCCCGTACCCGACCGTCATCGAGTACTCCGGCTACGCCGTCTCCAACCCCGACGAGACCGAGCCCGGTTCGATGATCGCCGGGCTGTTGGGGTTCGCCACCGTCGGCGTGAACATGCGTGGCACCGGATGCTCGGGGGGCGTGTTCGATGTGTTCAACCGGGCCCAGCAGGTCGATGGCTACGACGTGGTCGAAGCAGTGGCCCGCCAGCCCTGGGTGCGGGGCAACAAGGTGGGGATGATCGGCCTGTCGTACTCGGGGATCACCCAGCTCTACACCGCGGCCACCCAACCGCCGAGCCTGGCCGCCATCACCCCGTTGTCGGTGATCAAGGACCCCTGGCTGCAACAGTGGCCGGGTGGGATCTACAACGGTGGATTCACCCGCCAATGGCTGGCCGAACGCGACAGCCAGTCCTCGTCGAGTGGCATGTCTTGGACGGACAAGCTGATCGACGAAGGCGACAAGACCTGCGCGGCCCACCAACAACTCCGCGAGCAGAACATCGATTTCGAAGCGTTCGGGAAGTCACTGGTCCACCGGCCCGAACAGGCCGATGCCCGTGACCTGTCCAGGGGTTGGTGTCCCAGATCGAGGTACCGGTGTTCCTGGCCGGGGCATGGCAGGACGAACAGACCGGCCCCCAGTTCACCGACATGTTGGGCAACTTCACTTCCAGCCCGGATCTGCACTTCAACCTCTACAACGGGCGTCATCCCGACGGTTACGCCCCCCAGGTGCTGTCCCGATGGCTCGAGTTCCTTCAGTTCTACGTGGCCGGCGAGGTCCCCCACATGGACGACATGA
- a CDS encoding TetR/AcrR family transcriptional regulator: MPPESPGHPRNRRGLDTRARILVAGDECFEEHGLDLTLDQVAERAGTTRMTVHRHTGGREQLVTHLVLRASGRLAGELTAILERPAPTGSNLADALIHTVVAIRATPSLARLFSGGDVTGPWRELDPDERVLGVIHDFYRPHLAAMDEAGMLRSGVTADDAVSWLLSQVLLTLVVPSVATDVEDFFTRFVLPAVLKQRSDP; this comes from the coding sequence ATGCCCCCTGAGTCACCGGGGCACCCCCGCAACCGGCGGGGACTGGACACCCGGGCCCGCATCCTGGTTGCCGGAGACGAGTGCTTCGAGGAGCACGGCCTCGACCTGACCCTGGACCAGGTCGCCGAACGGGCGGGTACGACCCGCATGACGGTGCACCGTCACACCGGGGGTCGAGAGCAGCTGGTGACCCACCTGGTACTCCGGGCCTCGGGCCGTCTGGCGGGGGAGCTCACCGCCATCCTCGAACGCCCGGCGCCGACCGGATCCAACCTGGCCGACGCTCTCATCCACACCGTGGTGGCTATTCGGGCCACGCCGTCGCTGGCCCGGCTGTTCAGCGGTGGAGACGTGACCGGACCGTGGCGGGAACTCGACCCTGACGAACGGGTACTCGGGGTCATCCACGACTTCTATCGACCTCACCTGGCGGCCATGGACGAGGCCGGGATGCTGCGGTCGGGGGTGACGGCCGACGATGCCGTGTCGTGGCTGTTGTCCCAGGTCCTGCTGACCCTGGTCGTACCGTCGGTGGCTACCGACGTGGAGGACTTCTTCACCCGGTTCGTCCTGCCGGCGGTGCTCAAGCAGCGATCCGACCCATAA
- a CDS encoding RNA polymerase sigma factor has product MTATNDSPSSTAPAPPSPPPEERDEERTPPTPARRSGPPEVPIDLVLSARRGDPASFAHMIEHWDPYLRPFVHHVLGGDGSTDRALSAAYVRAYRALPRYDASQKPGLWLHRIAYLAATDELRRITRDPARRRALADEGRAETATDAPTVHTGISIEDLFLLDRELDSTAPGTEGLPDTPAANTKIGSTPAGWRRLAPDQRALAVLVDLEGHTLTEAARTLDADVETATNRLESARRLLTHSANHAPDTASPVDLAPAASEVLSAIPVPAPDPRFWSTLGRRLLAERASPAAPAFDPMERLARSHPAEPGFHPRSDPVHGMAEQAELIRPPRNRRRLALVILAVVALAALITTAVIIGTSDRIPDGSRAASEVAATTSAAMAEGPYRRVLIDVEEHDATGRRTERTYELILGGDGSWVVSDRGTIDQTTFDAEEGLMRRVAVIGRGDKAGVYATDATGLAAGPPDPSTIEPVPLADLSAVPSVLRVAGQARMPRTTDDGRSLYVLSTNLATGVDGTDETWTIRVAADTSLPVDVTRSVGSRTVRRTQITSWTTLTEVAADTFHQPVADDARSSVEDHGFTSTDLSAVPLLGRGDAITPGWLPAGFEMAAVTVRAEAPGSAPTTGSGTNPPDVAVMSIGFQRGSERITLSTRSAGSDPTAWSSPFGPAAGQEPTERTVGDGAFNGARTTISTDARGRTHLWGISGDTVFTISGDLTPDQAHRMVASLR; this is encoded by the coding sequence GTGACGGCCACCAACGACTCCCCCTCCTCCACCGCGCCCGCTCCACCGTCTCCTCCACCCGAGGAACGGGACGAGGAGCGCACGCCTCCAACCCCGGCGAGACGCTCGGGGCCGCCCGAGGTACCCATCGACCTGGTGTTGTCAGCCCGACGAGGCGACCCGGCGTCCTTCGCCCACATGATCGAACACTGGGACCCCTACCTGCGTCCGTTCGTACACCACGTGTTGGGCGGTGACGGTTCCACCGACAGGGCACTGTCGGCGGCCTATGTGCGGGCCTACCGAGCCCTCCCCCGCTACGACGCCAGCCAGAAGCCGGGCTTGTGGCTCCACCGCATCGCATACCTGGCTGCCACCGACGAGCTGCGCCGCATCACCCGGGACCCGGCCCGCCGCCGTGCCCTCGCCGATGAAGGACGGGCCGAAACGGCGACCGACGCGCCCACCGTCCACACCGGCATTTCGATCGAAGACCTGTTCCTGCTCGACAGGGAGCTCGATTCCACCGCCCCCGGCACCGAGGGGCTCCCCGACACTCCTGCAGCCAACACCAAGATCGGATCCACCCCCGCTGGTTGGCGACGCCTGGCCCCCGACCAACGGGCCCTGGCTGTGCTCGTGGACCTAGAAGGCCACACCCTGACCGAGGCGGCGCGGACCTTGGATGCCGACGTCGAGACCGCCACCAACCGCCTGGAATCGGCCCGACGTCTACTGACCCACTCGGCCAACCACGCGCCCGACACCGCATCACCTGTCGACCTGGCGCCCGCCGCGTCCGAGGTGCTGTCTGCGATCCCGGTTCCCGCCCCCGATCCCCGCTTCTGGTCGACATTGGGCCGTCGTCTGCTGGCCGAACGGGCATCTCCCGCGGCTCCAGCCTTCGACCCGATGGAGCGCCTGGCCCGCTCACACCCCGCCGAGCCCGGGTTCCATCCCCGTTCCGATCCCGTGCACGGCATGGCCGAGCAAGCCGAGCTCATAAGGCCTCCCCGGAACCGACGACGTCTCGCTTTGGTGATCTTGGCTGTAGTTGCACTAGCCGCCCTGATTACGACCGCGGTGATCATCGGCACCAGCGACCGGATACCGGACGGATCCAGGGCCGCATCCGAGGTTGCGGCCACAACTTCGGCCGCCATGGCCGAAGGCCCCTACCGGCGGGTGTTGATCGACGTGGAAGAACACGACGCCACCGGCCGACGAACGGAACGAACCTACGAGTTGATCCTGGGCGGGGACGGGTCCTGGGTGGTATCGGACCGTGGCACCATCGACCAGACCACCTTCGATGCCGAAGAAGGTCTGATGCGCCGAGTGGCCGTCATCGGCCGTGGGGACAAGGCCGGCGTGTACGCCACCGACGCCACCGGTCTGGCGGCCGGACCCCCAGACCCGTCGACCATCGAACCAGTTCCCCTGGCCGACCTCAGTGCAGTGCCGTCGGTGTTACGCGTCGCTGGCCAGGCGAGGATGCCGCGCACCACCGATGACGGCCGGTCGCTCTACGTGCTGTCCACAAATCTGGCCACCGGGGTAGACGGCACCGATGAGACCTGGACGATTCGAGTGGCAGCCGACACCTCGCTCCCGGTCGACGTGACTCGGTCGGTGGGGAGCCGCACCGTTCGCCGCACCCAAATCACCTCGTGGACCACCCTCACCGAGGTGGCCGCCGACACCTTCCACCAACCGGTGGCCGACGATGCCCGGTCCAGCGTCGAGGATCACGGTTTCACCTCCACCGATCTGTCTGCCGTGCCCCTATTGGGTCGGGGAGATGCCATCACCCCGGGCTGGCTTCCCGCCGGTTTCGAGATGGCTGCGGTGACGGTACGGGCAGAAGCTCCGGGCTCGGCACCCACCACCGGGTCTGGTACCAACCCTCCCGACGTGGCGGTCATGTCCATCGGTTTCCAGCGAGGTTCGGAGCGCATCACCCTCAGCACCCGCTCGGCGGGCAGCGACCCGACGGCGTGGTCTTCACCGTTCGGTCCCGCCGCCGGCCAGGAACCAACGGAGCGCACCGTTGGGGACGGAGCCTTCAACGGTGCCCGTACCACCATCTCCACCGATGCCCGCGGCCGAACCCACCTGTGGGGCATCAGCGGCGACACAGTGTTCACCATCTCCGGCGACCTGACACCAGACCAAGCCCATCGCATGGTGGCATCGTTGCGATAG
- a CDS encoding murein L,D-transpeptidase, whose translation MRRAVVAVAVVVTMVVGACTPDTGVDRAATGGSGSSSGPEVTVTSSTSTEASTTLPPTTVTTTTAPITTLPPTTVPPTTTTLPPQSITEPPGPLQGGSVGVRTMALQKALAEQFYDPGEADGRFGVKTTMSVWAFQALFGMPRDGIVTPELEQLILARPAQAMLRPELGPTHVEIDLTRQVMLVWRDGNLKLVTHVSSGSEVPYCERTREGRRCGSAVTPLGVYQFGRRVSGWRDAPLGRLYNPVYFNGGIAVHGAGSVPNRPASHGCVRIPMHVADYFPALVETGDLVEVFRS comes from the coding sequence ATGAGGCGTGCGGTCGTGGCCGTCGCGGTTGTGGTGACGATGGTGGTCGGTGCGTGCACCCCCGACACGGGGGTGGACCGGGCTGCCACCGGTGGTTCGGGCTCGTCGAGCGGGCCCGAGGTGACCGTCACCTCTTCCACCAGCACCGAGGCCTCCACCACGCTGCCTCCGACCACCGTCACCACCACTACCGCTCCCATCACCACGCTGCCCCCGACCACCGTTCCCCCGACCACCACGACCCTGCCTCCACAGTCGATCACCGAACCGCCGGGACCGCTTCAGGGCGGCAGCGTCGGGGTGAGGACCATGGCCCTGCAAAAGGCGTTGGCCGAGCAGTTCTACGACCCGGGTGAAGCCGACGGGCGGTTCGGGGTCAAGACCACCATGTCGGTGTGGGCGTTCCAGGCCCTGTTCGGAATGCCCCGCGATGGGATCGTGACGCCCGAGTTGGAGCAGTTGATCCTGGCCCGACCGGCGCAGGCCATGTTGCGACCCGAACTGGGCCCCACCCACGTCGAGATCGATCTCACCCGCCAGGTGATGCTGGTTTGGCGGGACGGAAACCTGAAGCTGGTCACCCATGTCTCCTCTGGGAGCGAGGTGCCCTATTGCGAGAGGACCAGGGAGGGGCGTCGATGCGGGAGCGCCGTCACGCCACTGGGCGTCTACCAGTTCGGACGGCGGGTCTCTGGTTGGCGCGACGCACCCCTGGGTCGGCTCTACAACCCGGTGTACTTCAACGGTGGAATAGCTGTCCACGGGGCGGGGTCGGTACCGAACCGTCCGGCCAGCCATGGCTGTGTGAGGATCCCGATGCACGTGGCCGACTACTTCCCGGCCCTGGTTGAAACCGGTGATCTCGTCGAGGTGTTTCGGAGCTGA
- a CDS encoding serine hydrolase has translation MTERPLPDLPRQADGIPWPTSRWPRADASDLGADVARLTALLDVLVADQPHPTMGRTFAAAVVCQGQLVTERYGLRPVRDLRALEPDPPLDRLDESSELLSWSMAKSLTHLAVGVAVADGLIDHHERVPEPRWADPSDPRHDITWDDLLTMRGGLAWREEYVIDTDRLPDVVEMLFASGADDTAGFAAGFELAHPPGSPEAYVYSSGTTNVIVANLQRVLGMSGDVEGFTRWLHHHILDPIGMTDTRLEFDEAGTFVGSSYAHCTLQSWCRFGLLALRGGFWDGRQIVPAEWIDHGRTPRSNDKGIFHGAHWWSWDQDQMPFGAHGFEGQRVICFPTRDLVVVRLGQNSNSDEASDTLNAYLTEIAACFPVTAA, from the coding sequence ATGACCGAACGACCGCTCCCCGACCTCCCCCGACAGGCCGATGGGATCCCGTGGCCAACCAGCAGATGGCCCCGCGCCGACGCCTCCGACCTGGGAGCCGACGTCGCCCGCCTGACCGCCCTGCTGGACGTGTTGGTGGCCGACCAGCCCCACCCCACCATGGGTCGCACCTTCGCCGCCGCCGTGGTTTGCCAGGGACAGCTGGTCACCGAACGCTACGGGCTACGTCCGGTCCGAGACCTACGAGCCCTCGAGCCCGACCCCCCGCTCGACCGCCTCGACGAGTCCAGCGAGCTGTTGAGCTGGTCGATGGCCAAGAGCCTCACCCATCTGGCCGTCGGGGTGGCTGTGGCCGATGGACTGATCGACCACCACGAGCGGGTGCCCGAACCGCGCTGGGCCGACCCAAGCGATCCCAGACACGACATCACCTGGGACGATCTGTTGACCATGCGAGGAGGTCTGGCCTGGCGCGAGGAGTACGTCATCGATACCGACCGCCTGCCCGACGTGGTCGAGATGTTGTTCGCATCGGGGGCGGACGACACCGCCGGTTTCGCGGCCGGTTTCGAGTTGGCCCACCCTCCGGGCTCACCGGAGGCGTACGTGTACTCCTCGGGTACCACCAACGTGATCGTGGCCAACTTGCAACGGGTCCTCGGGATGTCGGGTGATGTCGAGGGGTTCACCCGGTGGCTCCACCACCACATCCTCGATCCAATCGGCATGACCGACACCCGGCTCGAGTTCGACGAAGCTGGCACCTTTGTCGGTTCCTCCTATGCCCATTGCACGCTTCAGAGCTGGTGTCGGTTCGGTTTGTTGGCGTTGAGGGGTGGGTTCTGGGACGGGCGCCAGATCGTTCCAGCGGAGTGGATCGACCATGGCCGCACCCCCCGTTCCAACGACAAGGGCATCTTCCACGGAGCCCACTGGTGGAGCTGGGACCAAGACCAGATGCCCTTTGGCGCCCACGGGTTCGAAGGCCAGCGCGTCATCTGCTTCCCCACGCGTGATCTGGTGGTGGTGCGCCTGGGACAGAACTCCAACTCCGACGAGGCCAGCGACACCCTCAACGCCTACCTCACCGAGATCGCCGCCTGCTTCCCCGTCACCGCGGCTTGA
- a CDS encoding endonuclease/exonuclease/phosphatase family protein, whose translation MASATGSVRVVFWNTWLLRPRLWSGGPSLPLTDHLFAPDVTRRAPLVGQALSGRFDVCALAEVFDQREQDAVACQWDEVEFQPGPGPASALKRVGSGLMTLVDPLALEVVSTATHTFTSGGDLRDSDSYATKGVLFVRVRLPGGAELDLASTHLLAGGEFLPIPGAGDHARHHRGRMAQVDELVEFVSQHRNQENPLLVVGDFNVAAHDRRLRGDTGAYHRDLVEHLAPLDVVDVWEERGIGPGPTATFADPRSIPSDPALPDCVVDHPDSDPTAQAAARASVDRIDYIWYSPPWRRARTKVELDRPRRWAFPGRGVRGGPAGSLSDHLAVSVTVHLQRR comes from the coding sequence ATGGCATCCGCGACCGGATCGGTGAGGGTGGTGTTCTGGAACACCTGGCTGCTCCGGCCTCGCCTGTGGTCTGGGGGTCCGTCGCTCCCTCTCACCGACCACCTCTTCGCCCCCGACGTCACCCGTAGAGCCCCACTGGTGGGACAGGCCCTGTCCGGTCGCTTCGACGTGTGTGCCCTGGCCGAGGTCTTCGACCAGCGGGAACAGGACGCGGTGGCCTGCCAGTGGGACGAGGTCGAATTCCAACCCGGCCCCGGCCCCGCCTCGGCGCTCAAACGTGTGGGTAGCGGCCTGATGACCCTCGTCGACCCCCTGGCGTTGGAGGTGGTGTCGACCGCGACCCACACCTTCACCAGCGGCGGTGATCTACGCGACTCCGACAGCTACGCCACCAAGGGGGTCCTGTTCGTTCGGGTCCGTCTGCCGGGCGGAGCCGAGCTCGACCTGGCGTCCACGCACCTGCTGGCCGGCGGTGAGTTCCTGCCAATTCCCGGTGCCGGCGATCACGCCCGCCACCATCGTGGCCGGATGGCCCAGGTCGACGAGCTCGTCGAGTTCGTCAGCCAGCACAGGAACCAGGAGAACCCCCTGCTGGTGGTCGGCGATTTCAACGTGGCCGCCCACGACCGACGACTCCGTGGCGATACCGGCGCATACCACCGGGATCTGGTCGAACACCTTGCCCCGCTAGACGTGGTCGACGTCTGGGAGGAGCGCGGGATCGGGCCCGGCCCGACCGCCACCTTCGCCGATCCCAGATCCATCCCCTCGGACCCGGCGCTGCCCGACTGCGTCGTCGACCACCCCGACTCCGACCCCACCGCCCAAGCCGCGGCCAGGGCCTCGGTCGACCGCATCGACTACATCTGGTACAGCCCGCCCTGGCGCCGCGCCCGCACCAAGGTCGAGCTGGACCGCCCCCGCCGTTGGGCGTTCCCAGGCCGTGGCGTCCGAGGCGGACCGGCTGGCAGCCTGTCCGACCACCTGGCCGTTTCGGTGACCGTCCACCTCCAACGTCGATGA
- a CDS encoding PilZ domain-containing protein yields MPRPNRRLGERRNIQPSQIHWNLPKQGWKQRFKKQEAQVGILQDVSVTGAAVVAPLDGQVGRGSRVPVAFGWVEGAVRVMRVDPHSDGINATFGVEWESSDSEFTRAVLQTFLESDTPPY; encoded by the coding sequence ATGCCCCGTCCCAATCGTCGTCTAGGTGAGCGTAGGAACATCCAGCCCAGCCAGATCCATTGGAACCTGCCCAAGCAGGGTTGGAAGCAGCGGTTCAAGAAGCAAGAAGCCCAGGTCGGCATACTTCAGGACGTCTCTGTGACCGGTGCCGCCGTGGTCGCCCCTCTCGATGGCCAGGTCGGACGGGGGTCGCGGGTGCCGGTGGCCTTCGGTTGGGTGGAGGGCGCGGTGAGGGTGATGCGCGTCGATCCACACTCCGACGGGATCAACGCCACCTTCGGTGTGGAATGGGAGTCGAGCGACTCCGAGTTCACCAGGGCCGTCCTCCAGACCTTCCTGGAGAGCGACACCCCGCCGTACTGA
- a CDS encoding ABC-F family ATP-binding cassette domain-containing protein, whose translation MLQVNGLKVDVGGVTLIDGVSFTVRAGEKVGLVGRNGAGKTSMLKVIGGATEAAGGSVSYQGGLGYLPQDPRLDMVPPDVTALNHVLSGRGFAEALERMAKLQQAMENDPTPRAIDRYTKAIERFRMDGGYAAESEVRRLAAGIGLADEKLDLPLGALSGGQRRRVEVVRILFAGSDVLLLDEPTNHLDADAKLWMLDFLASYRGALVVISHDLDLLDEAITRVIHLDRGGDTATGTMHEYKGTYSQYVAAREADEVRLAKQIAMQAKEIDRMQNIIDRFGAKATKASMAHSLEKRIERLKANGPESTVARKVLKLRLPEPPHCARTVLEASDLAVSYPGLDVFEDVTFDVGRGDRMLIMGLNGAGKTSLLRVLAEITDPVIGSFRWGMGVSVGYYAQEHEGIRAGASLVDHMREAAPDLGDGELRGLLGMFGLVGDKVFQDASTLSGGEKTKLALAQLVGGKHNVLLLDEPTNNLDPGSRTAVADSLSSWGGTLIVVSHDAEFVEALQPDRALLMPDGTIDHWHDDFLELVTLA comes from the coding sequence ATGTTGCAGGTGAACGGGCTCAAGGTCGACGTGGGTGGTGTGACCCTCATCGATGGCGTGTCGTTCACCGTGCGCGCCGGAGAGAAGGTGGGCCTGGTCGGCCGTAACGGGGCCGGTAAGACGTCGATGCTCAAGGTGATCGGCGGTGCCACCGAGGCGGCCGGTGGTTCGGTGAGCTACCAGGGTGGTCTCGGCTACCTGCCTCAGGATCCCCGGCTCGACATGGTGCCGCCCGACGTCACCGCCCTCAACCACGTCCTGTCCGGTCGTGGTTTCGCCGAAGCGCTCGAGCGAATGGCCAAGTTGCAACAGGCCATGGAGAACGACCCGACCCCGCGGGCCATCGACCGCTACACCAAGGCGATCGAGCGGTTCCGGATGGACGGCGGATACGCGGCCGAATCCGAGGTCCGTCGGCTGGCCGCCGGAATCGGCCTGGCCGACGAGAAGCTCGACCTTCCCCTCGGGGCGCTGTCCGGTGGGCAGCGGCGGCGGGTCGAAGTGGTGCGCATCCTCTTCGCTGGGTCCGATGTGTTGTTGCTGGACGAACCCACCAACCACCTCGACGCCGACGCCAAGCTGTGGATGCTCGACTTCCTGGCCTCTTACCGGGGGGCGCTGGTCGTGATCAGCCACGACCTCGACCTGCTCGACGAGGCCATCACCCGGGTCATCCACCTCGACCGGGGTGGAGACACCGCCACCGGCACCATGCACGAGTACAAGGGCACCTACTCCCAGTACGTGGCCGCCCGGGAGGCCGACGAGGTGCGTCTGGCCAAGCAGATCGCCATGCAGGCCAAAGAGATCGATCGCATGCAGAACATCATCGATCGGTTCGGAGCCAAGGCCACCAAGGCGTCGATGGCCCACAGCCTCGAGAAGCGCATCGAGCGACTCAAGGCCAACGGACCCGAGTCGACCGTGGCCCGGAAGGTCCTCAAGCTGCGCCTCCCCGAGCCGCCTCACTGTGCCCGCACGGTGCTGGAGGCCTCCGACCTGGCGGTCAGCTACCCCGGGCTCGATGTGTTCGAGGACGTCACCTTCGACGTGGGTCGAGGGGACCGGATGTTGATCATGGGCCTCAACGGTGCCGGCAAGACCAGTCTGTTGCGGGTGTTGGCCGAGATCACCGACCCGGTGATCGGTTCGTTCCGGTGGGGCATGGGCGTTTCGGTCGGCTACTACGCCCAGGAGCACGAGGGGATCCGGGCCGGAGCCAGCCTGGTCGATCACATGCGAGAAGCGGCTCCGGACCTGGGCGACGGGGAGCTTCGGGGCCTGCTGGGCATGTTCGGCCTGGTGGGAGACAAGGTCTTCCAGGACGCGTCAACGCTCTCGGGCGGGGAGAAGACCAAGCTGGCCTTGGCCCAGCTGGTGGGTGGCAAGCACAACGTGTTGTTGTTGGACGAACCGACCAACAACCTCGATCCCGGGTCTCGGACAGCGGTGGCCGACTCGTTGTCGAGTTGGGGTGGCACCCTGATCGTGGTCAGCCACGATGCCGAGTTCGTCGAGGCCCTTCAGCCCGACCGGGCCTTGCTGATGCCCGACGGCACCATCGACCACTGGCACGATGACTTCTTGGAGTTGGTGACCCTGGCCTGA